The window GATATTGACGATTTTGCTTCGTTTTCGTGACAGTTTGATCTCTTTCCCTTTAATTATTGTGATATCGTTTGTTTGGTCAATTTTTTTCAGGAAGAGTAGGTTAGCGAGGAAAACGACCTTTGCCAGGGGGATTTTTTTGATGATACATACGTCAATAAGCCCGTCGTCGACCGTGGCATGCGGGGCGATGGAAGCGTTATAGCCGAACTGGTTTGAATTGGCGAAGCTGATAAATAGCGCTTTTTCTTTATATTTTTTCCCGTCGATGGTGATTTTATATTTGCGTGGTTTATAGTTGAGGTATTCGGTGAGAATGATCCTGAAATAGGTCTGGAAACCACGGCGGCGGGCTTTTTCAAATTCTTTAGCCACCAGTGCGTCAAAGCCTACGCCTGCAATGCTTACACACAGTTCGCCGTTGATCCTGATGGTATCGATTTTTTTGATCTTCCCTTTATTGATGGTTTCTATTGCCTTGCTGATGCGAAAGGGTATACGCAGGTGGTGTGCCAGGCCATTTCCGGAGCCGGCGGGAATGATACCCATAGCTGTGTCGGTTCCGATGAGGCCTTTTGCTATCTCATTCAATGAGCCGTCACCGCCAACGGCCACCACAATATCTGTTTTATCCCTGGCAGCCTTCCTGCTTAGCTCAATGGCATGGCCGGCCCGCTCGGTATATAAAATCGTTTGGTTGTACCGCTCCTTATCCAGGTATGTCCTGATCATATCCTCCATCCGGTTCTTGCTTCTCACACCAGATGCAGGATTTATGATGAATATGACCTCTTTTTTACGTATGTCAGCCGGTTCTGTCATGAGGTTCTATCTGGCTGTTAATTTATTATCTATCATCCGGTTATTGTAATTCTGGATGATGGCTTTCAGGAACTCTTCCATCGGAAGCGCCCGTCGTGTATCTTTTTTAGATATTAAGTTCGCGTTTAAAAGCGGATCTTTTTTAAAATCATAGAGGCTAAATGTTTTATCCCCACCCCATTCCAGGATATACTGATCTTTAATGAGCTGGTATATGCCGGTGAGATAACTCACTGTGAACCTGTTTGCCGTCGAGTCAAAAACACTTTCTCCAAAAGCTACATAATCCTTATCGTACATCAGAAAGTCAAGTATTGAAGGCATGATATCGGTCTGCTGGACTATGTCGGTTTTCAATGCTTTCAGCTCACCGCCAGGTTTAAAGAATATGATCGGTATACGGAACAGTCCGATCCGGGTTTGATATGGCGGATAATATAATTCAGACGTATGATCGGCGGTGATTACAAATAGGGTGCTGTCGAACCACGACATTTTTGAGGCTGTATGAAAAAATTCCTTCAGGCAGAAATCAGAATACCCGATAGTTTCATGAATTTTCAATGGCCCTTTTTTAAATTTTCCCTGGTATTTTGGAGGTACGAAATAGGGATGGTGTGATGAAAGTGAGAAGATGGCCGATACGAAAGGCTGCCGCATGGTGTCAAGGCAATGGGCATAATACTGGAAAAAGGGCTCATCATAAATTCCCCATTGTCCGTCATAATCGTTGTCGTTGTTATATTCTGTCCGCCCTACGTACCGGTCAAAGCCGGCCATGGTAACGAACGATTCAAAGCCCATGGTCCCGTTGGTGCCACCGTGAAAGAACGAAGACTGATACCCTTTTTCCCTGAGGAGGTTAGCCAAACTGTAAATGCGGTTGCCGGCATAGCTTGACGTGATGTAAGGGTTATTCATCAGCGCAGGAATACCCGATAAAATGGCAGGAATGGCTTCGATGGATTTCTTGCAGTTTGCATAACCATTGTACGACAGGCTGACTTTTATGAGCGAATCCAGAAATGGCGTATAACCGGTGTACGTTCCATGGTCGAGGTCACGGTTAAAAGCACCGATATATTCTGACGAGAAGCTTTCCATTATGATGATCACCACATTGTAGCCGTTAAAAGCCGATGAATCATTGACCAGAATGCCTCTGTGAACAGGGGAGTAAATGCTGTTGAGCTTTTGTTCGTTATAATAATAGATGTGTTTGAGGTCGAGCTGGCCAATGGATTTGACAATGGTAAAGGGTGAGTTGAGGACCAGGGGAGTGTTTTTGGCTTCGGTGTACTTGCCTGCAGTAATGATACTGATAGGCCTTAGTTGTAAACCACCCCTGACGCCTGTGATGGTAAGGAAAATAAAAACGAAGAACAGGATTGTATTTTTGATATAAAATTTCGAACCGCCGGTTCTGTGCTCATCGGGGCGAAGTATAATGGTCGCGCTGAAGAAGATGGCTATGGCTGAGAGGAGGAGCCACAGCAGGCCGATCAACCAGAAATCCTGCAGCATGCGCGGCAGGAGAACCGTGTAATCATCACCGGCACCCAGCATGTTGAAAACATCTCCAGTCATGCGTTTCCCCGTAAACCTCGAGTATACCACATCGATGAAATTGGCTGCCAGCGCCAGAATAAACAGAATATACAGAAGGCTGTCGTTCAGCAGCTGGTATATGCGGTGTGACCTGATACGAATGGGTAATACATTGAAGAAAATGAATGGCCCGGCAATTATGCAAAGTGTGGAAAGGTCAAAACGGAGGCCGGTGAACATGATCTTAAAGAATTCCCTGTGATCCAGGTCGGACCATAGGTGCAGATTAAGGAAATAGAGGCACAGCCGCGACAGGGTGAGGGCCACCAAAAGGATGACAAGCCGCAGCACAAGGACAGTATATATATTTCCCTGTAAAAGGTGACGTCGTTGCATGCAGTAAAATTAGTAAAAAAAGAAAATCTGCGACGTCATAACTTGTCGTCATCAGCTTTACGGTATAGGGGCTGGAATAAAAAACCCCGCCAAATGACGGGGTTGAGAAGTTAAGACCGTAGTTTATTTGTGGAAGTATCAGCTATTGCTGGACCTTGACGGAGATTTCGATAGTTCCAGCCGTTGTTCCCGTGATATTATCTACCTTAATTAATCCAAATTTGCCTGTAACTGTTTTGAATCCACTTATATTACCGACAACCAAGTCAGGGATTTTGGTTTCTGTGACACCATCCGCCGTCAATTGTTTTATGGTGCCATCATCAGTTATGGCAGCCCAGTCAACAACAGTAGTGATTTTCTTGAGCCTTGTGGCATTCCTTACTGACCAGGTGCTAAGTCCATTGGTTAAATCATTAAATACAATAGCTGCATCTGCATCATCAGGAGCTGCGATAGTTGCATGATTGGTTCCCCCATAAAAATAGAGCCAATCAACTTTTGCAGCATTGGCTTTAGCATCAGCCAGGTTGTAAATTGATCCATCGATGGATGCAAATGAGCTACCCGTGCTGCTGGCATAAGAGCCTAGAATTTTCTGCGTGAAGAAATTAATCGGCCCATTCACCACCTGAGTGGTGATGTTCAATGCAACTTCATTGGT of the Bacteroidota bacterium genome contains:
- a CDS encoding diacylglycerol kinase family lipid kinase; translated protein: MTEPADIRKKEVIFIINPASGVRSKNRMEDMIRTYLDKERYNQTILYTERAGHAIELSRKAARDKTDIVVAVGGDGSLNEIAKGLIGTDTAMGIIPAGSGNGLAHHLRIPFRISKAIETINKGKIKKIDTIRINGELCVSIAGVGFDALVAKEFEKARRRGFQTYFRIILTEYLNYKPRKYKITIDGKKYKEKALFISFANSNQFGYNASIAPHATVDDGLIDVCIIKKIPLAKVVFLANLLFLKKIDQTNDITIIKGKEIKLSRKRSKIVNIDGEHVKLKKKLIIKIDPLSLNVIVP
- a CDS encoding sulfatase-like hydrolase/transferase; the encoded protein is MQRRHLLQGNIYTVLVLRLVILLVALTLSRLCLYFLNLHLWSDLDHREFFKIMFTGLRFDLSTLCIIAGPFIFFNVLPIRIRSHRIYQLLNDSLLYILFILALAANFIDVVYSRFTGKRMTGDVFNMLGAGDDYTVLLPRMLQDFWLIGLLWLLLSAIAIFFSATIILRPDEHRTGGSKFYIKNTILFFVFIFLTITGVRGGLQLRPISIITAGKYTEAKNTPLVLNSPFTIVKSIGQLDLKHIYYYNEQKLNSIYSPVHRGILVNDSSAFNGYNVVIIIMESFSSEYIGAFNRDLDHGTYTGYTPFLDSLIKVSLSYNGYANCKKSIEAIPAILSGIPALMNNPYITSSYAGNRIYSLANLLREKGYQSSFFHGGTNGTMGFESFVTMAGFDRYVGRTEYNNDNDYDGQWGIYDEPFFQYYAHCLDTMRQPFVSAIFSLSSHHPYFVPPKYQGKFKKGPLKIHETIGYSDFCLKEFFHTASKMSWFDSTLFVITADHTSELYYPPYQTRIGLFRIPIIFFKPGGELKALKTDIVQQTDIMPSILDFLMYDKDYVAFGESVFDSTANRFTVSYLTGIYQLIKDQYILEWGGDKTFSLYDFKKDPLLNANLISKKDTRRALPMEEFLKAIIQNYNNRMIDNKLTAR